A single region of the Legionella oakridgensis ATCC 33761 = DSM 21215 genome encodes:
- a CDS encoding FkbM family methyltransferase has translation MTSLSHFIETNQLNRIDFLKIDVEGAEMDVIKSIHPKQFSMIKQCSIEVHNIDNRVATLADFLREQGFSIKVCKNPMFESLGFNHHMVYAKKE, from the coding sequence TTGACTTCTTTAAGTCATTTTATTGAAACCAATCAGTTAAATCGTATTGACTTTCTAAAAATAGATGTAGAAGGTGCAGAAATGGATGTGATAAAAAGTATTCATCCGAAACAATTTTCTATGATTAAACAATGTAGCATAGAAGTTCATAATATAGACAATCGAGTAGCAACACTTGCAGATTTTTTACGTGAGCAAGGTTTTTCCATCAAGGTTTGTAAAAACCCCATGTTTGAAAGTTTAGGGTTTAACCATCATATGGTTTACGCTAAAAAGGAGTAA
- a CDS encoding beta-ketoacyl synthase N-terminal-like domain-containing protein yields the protein MDTNYHLNTVAMVGMAVKFPGANDLDGYWDLLKFGKEAMVPLINFQTPNPDFMLEDRHYILSPSFKVSKVGKSKE from the coding sequence ATGGATACGAATTACCACTTAAACACAGTTGCCATGGTCGGTATGGCTGTAAAATTTCCAGGAGCCAATGATCTTGATGGATATTGGGACTTATTGAAGTTTGGCAAAGAAGCGATGGTTCCTTTAATTAACTTTCAAACGCCGAATCCAGATTTTATGTTGGAAGATCGCCACTATATATTGTCACCCAGTTTCAAGGTTTCCAAGGTGGGGAAATCTAAGGAATGA
- a CDS encoding FkbM family methyltransferase, with translation MLYPIQKKHFSIGELYFVNEFEVQFLIYEIFHQLTYLSDFLTLHPDSVIVDVGANIGIFSLFAISQCNGNAQIYSFEPIPATFQCLEKNLASHKNIAKIYNEGISNVTNDCYRDFTLFGKDFATATYRKKDKLLSNYAPLLNYTTLLEITKTTNKTLYYQLKYLLFMRHYLVKKITRSKLWKPKSDVN, from the coding sequence ATGCTATATCCGATCCAGAAAAAACATTTTTCCATTGGAGAATTATATTTTGTTAATGAATTTGAGGTTCAGTTTTTAATTTATGAAATTTTTCATCAACTGACTTACTTATCAGATTTTCTTACTTTACATCCTGACTCAGTGATTGTTGATGTAGGTGCAAATATTGGTATTTTTTCTTTATTTGCCATTAGCCAATGTAATGGTAACGCACAAATATATAGTTTTGAGCCCATTCCTGCCACCTTTCAATGCCTGGAAAAAAATTTGGCTTCTCATAAAAATATTGCGAAAATTTATAATGAAGGAATTTCTAACGTTACTAATGATTGTTATAGAGATTTTACTCTCTTTGGCAAAGATTTTGCGACGGCAACTTACAGAAAAAAGGATAAGCTTCTCTCAAATTATGCCCCATTATTAAATTATACTACTCTATTAGAAATCACTAAAACCACTAATAAGACATTATATTACCAATTAAAATACCTGCTATTTATGCGACATTATTTAGTAAAAAAAATTACAAGAAGCAAACTTTGGAAACCAAAGTCAGATGTAAATTGA